The Podospora bellae-mahoneyi strain CBS 112042 chromosome 7, whole genome shotgun sequence genomic sequence CTGCATGGTGCGTCGTCTGCATGACAGGAGATATTGCAGCAGTTGGGGGTAGGACGCCCTCTACATGAGTGGCTTATACCAGGTCGTAGTGCAGCATAGCTCTCCAGTCCCCAACACGACGCCAACTCTCTAGGTGCAGCTTCCAGCTGAGAACTTGTACGCGAGCTTTCCAATAACTTCAAAATGGGCGCGTCTCGTGGGCAAACATCTTTCGATGTGAGGGTTTATTTGATCATGTCTGTCAGCTGACGGGGAGGCCACCTCAATGGCCAAGGAAAGGCTGAACAGAGCctgaaagaaagaaaaaataaatCAAAAAAGGCTCGGCATTGAAGCTGGGAGCGAGCGAACAGAGCTTGAATCGTGATTTGGTGGGGTCGTCGAGGATATGCCGTAGCGGTTGATCAATTTCAGGGGGTGGTTTTCTTCGCTTCTCAGTTGACAGGCAGCCTTAATCGAGGAGAACCCGGGATTTTGGGTCCGTCTCTCTGTTGTTTTCTTCCCCGGAAAATCAATGAACAGAAGGACGAATGAAGAGACAGAAATACCCATTGCGTGCTTGAATTCTCCTGTGAGATGCTGGTCGCTGACACCAGGGcttgcccccctttccctcccgtCAAATCGATCGAGGCTGTGAGATgcagaggaaaaaaaaaagggggggtcgATGCGTTCAGGGTCCAAGCTGGCaagggttggaggaggtctGGCCAAAGCGGGTGTGGAGAACGGGAGCTGCAGGTACGCCGACCAATGGCAGGGTTCTTAAGGACGTcgacttttcttctttgggacgacctcttcatctccacaGGCGCTCTGTGCGACAACAGCAAGCTCTGCGAATGACTGCAAACCTACCCACTTGGGTCCCCGAGCTGAAGGAGCAACACGTCAAGAGAGTCACATTGACAATGTAACCGACTGTCCATCCCGCGGTGGGGTGTGTGTCCGAACCCGAGCAGCCTTCCCTCTGGTTTACTCTCTCGTCTTCACTGTTTATTTTGGGTTCTAGGAGTAGAGATGAAGGACTGCTGTTCCGCTGTCGATGTGCCGCCGCCTGGAACAAGAACAATGTCTCAGAGACATGTGCTGTGGTGGCTTAGAATGGGTCGATGAGGCTCTCTCCCCGGGTGCTTTGCTTCCATCACGCCGCTCGTCTACGGGTACCTgatttggggtttttgggcTTGCCGAAGTTGCCAAAAACAGACCATCGACGAGGCCCGGAAATCGGATATTGGGTGCACTCTTGGAGCCAAGCTTTCCACGTCTCTTCTGCCTTGACCCTTGGTGTCGAAGCGCTACTACGGTGATGGCTTGGCCCACCTTCCATGGATCCAATAGTGTGCGGATGCTTCCCATGCCATGTCGGCGACGGGAttgcggagagggaggggggagtatTTACATAAGACCAGCTTCCCTGACTTCACGATgctttctctttttttttctcttgctCTTCAGGGTCTTCCTCACAGCCGCGAACACGACAGTGATACCTAATCAACTAATCTACGACAAGGCCTCTTTACTTGTCGATACATTCGTTCTTTTCGACTTTGTTGAAATATGGCCAGCCTCAAGGCCGTGGCTGCCCTCGCGGCAGTCACCTTAATTGGTCGTGTTACCGCCACCGAGGTCTTCCTCCCACCATGCTTGGACCCCTTCCAGCCTTTCGTCTACTCGGGGTGCTTCTCCGAGGCCAGTGGCACACAGATCCTCCCCTACCGCAGCCCGGCAACTCCTGATGACATGACCGTCGAGAAGTGCGTTGCTGAGTGCAAGGGCAATGGCTACAGGTATGCCGGTCTCGTCTACTACGGCGTCTGCTACTGCGGTCAAACCGTGAAGGGTGACCTCACCGAGGAGTCTGAGTGCAGCTTCCCCTGCAAGGGTGATGACACCCAGATCTGCGGTGCCAACGGCAAATTCTCTATCTACCAGGACCCTACCTTCATCCCCGTTGACCAGACCACCATTGCCGACTATGATCCTCTTGGATGCTGGACCGACGACTCTCCTCAGGGGAGAGCCCTTTCCTACCGCCAGGACTCCGTCGATGGCGCCACCATGACCACTGAGAAGTGCTTGCAGGCTTGCCATGCCGGCGGTTTCCCCTTTGCCGGTACTGAGTATGGCGGTATGTATCCATCTATCCGAGGCTTCTGTCAGCAAATCTCGTGAAACTAACATGACGCAGGTGAATGCTACTGCGGTGTTGTCATTGGCAATGACACCTACTCTGCCCCCGCCTCCGAGTGCAACATGGCCTGCAACGGTGCCCCTGACGAGAAGTGCGGTGGCCCTGGTCGTCTTAACCTCTACGCCGCCGACGAGCTTCTGTCTCTCGAGCCCTGCGGCTATGAGCCCCCCGTTGTCTCCAGCAGCTCGGAGCTCCCTGTCGTCagcaccgtcaccaccgagtcctccaccagcacctcccttgtcgaggaggagcccaccaccagcaccactgTCGAGGagcccaccagcaccagcaccagcactcCCCTTCCTACTCTCCCCcctaccacctccaccaccgcgcCCGTgagcaccacctccaccaccagctccgtCTGCgtgaccaccaccgtcatccCTCCCAAGTGCGAGTACAAGTGCGGCAAGTGGTgctccaacccccttcccgaCTGGGAGAACGACGCCAAGTCCTGCAAGGCCGCCTGGACCAACTGCCTCTTGCAGGTTGCCTCCTGCTTCAAGAACGCCGGCTTCCCCCAGTCTCTTGAGTGCTTCAACTTTGGCCAGTGGTGCGCCGATGTCGACGACTACTGCGTCAAGACccccaagggcaagaagcaCGACTTTTTCGGCAAGAAGCCCCCCAAGGGAGGCagccccgccaccaccgtgACCGTCACCACCGCTTGCCCTACCGCCgctcccacctccaccaagcctgccaccaccaccaagcccgcgacgaccaccaccatctgccCCACCCCAGCGCCCACCAACATCTGCAAGCAGCCCACCAACAACTACTACGGCTACAAGCCCGGCAAGCCCGTCGGCGGGATTGACCTGCCCGTCGTGACCTGCAACGACTTGGTTTCGGACTGGCCTAGCCACCCCTTCAAGCGGTACTCGGACCCTGACACGAGAAAGTGCAAGAAGTACAGCCGCTCGACGCCGAGCACTGCCTGCCAGGACGCGTGCAAGGAGCAGTACGAGGACTGCTTGGACGTTTATGCCGAGGGGTGCAGGAATAATAAGTTTAGGCCGAGGCAGGATAGTTACTTTCAgcagatggagaagaggactttctggggggggtggagcGACAGCTTTAATGGGGCGAAGGATAAGTGCAGGGCGCAGTATAACGACTGTTTGAGTGTGAATAGGAATGTGGATGTTAAGGGGAAGTGTAATAAGTTTTGCGAGtaaaggggggagggaaagaggttggggggaaaggggggaggtgtgaTATGATAGGTATGGGATACAGTTCTTACGCTCTTTGGAGGTATGTGAGTTCACACGTAATTATTAATGAGATTTTTACCGTTTGTTGGTATGTTGCTGTTTCTTGTTCTTTGCGACATGATTTATTACGCAGAAAAGAGAAGCAGGGTATTGCAGGCTGTTGTGGCTGGAAAAACTGATGTGGATAAGaaatggtggtgttggggagagggtagGTTGGCTGAaagaaggtggcggcggtTTTAACAATATGATGGATAATTCCGCATCCACACGCATCAATCAATAATACCTCACCGGGTGACTAGTCTAGTGGTCAGGACGCttcgttgtggttgtttgcAAAGAAACATCACATACGATCCGAAGAAACCCCGGTTCGATTCCGGGGTCGCCCACACCTTTTGCCCTCTCTTCATTTTTACTCCCcactcttcctctcttttgGTTTGGAGTTGAAGCAATCTGGAAAACACTTGCACTAGagtttcctttttcttcggGGGTAGCTGCTTCCTCCACAGCATCTGATGAGGCATGCATGGCCCTGCATCTGCCGCATTATCTTCTTGACGGTGTCTCATGACATTCAAGGAAGATATCTCGACCGTTTTATCCTACCCCATCTACCTTGGCTTTCATACCCAGATCTTGCTGTCGTCTATAAGTGATGATACCAATGTCGGGAGAGTATAAGTCCTGAAGCTCTTGCAGGGGTGTGATTATGTGGTTGGTGAAAGGAAACTGTAGTTTTGTCTGATGATGTGGCTTTGTGTGTGGGAGACTAGATGTAATTCAGCGGAGAGTTTAAAAGCTAGACGCCAGGGCAGAGAAGGAAATGAGACCAGATGGAGATTACCCAGGTCGGATATGGATATCAAGAGGGAAGAAAGTTGGGCAATGATGAGTGACGGAGAgatgaaggggggagagagtCACTGTCCGAGTTAATCACTACAGAACTTAATTGTGTTGGATGTAAAGTAtcgagatgatgttgaaggaaGAGCAAAGAGGGTGAGCGCTAAGGTAGTTCTTGGTAACGAATTACAACCGTGTAAGGTGTTTCGAATGTACGCCTACCTACCCTGATCAGCGCCTGTTGGAACAACCCACCCAGATACTAGCAACATCTCTAGCACTCTATCTTCCAACTCTCATTCTTCCAACCCAACTACTAAGCTTTGTTTCAAGTTTGCCCCCCCCCAATGACCCCCTGCTCCGTCATAAGCAAACACCCACACGATATGTACAACtgcccttccccccttcttccagcgAAAGTAGCGGAACTCCTCTTTCAACTAAAAGAACCCACAATCCACCAAAAGTAAACCCGTGTTCCTGCCTCTGCCTGCCTTGTGAAAACCCGGACGGAGTCTCGCTAGGATGGTTCTTCCTGGGGAGCCGGAGCGAATCTATTCGAGGAAGTAGCTACAGGCCTGTGATTGAAATCCTGGCCGGGTACGGGGTTGAAACAGTGGGTAGCTTCGCTTTTTGCCTTTTGACTGTGAGGAGACTTTGTAGAAAAACTTGACTTGAAATCAAAGGGCGAGGCGGGTGGGCATTTGGAGACTTCAGGTTCGCGCTGATCGTTGCATAGGAGGGAcaggaaaagaaaaccacCTGCTGTGTTTCCGCCGCCTTGTGCCGAAGGATTTCATCTGGTGGAGGAATCGCGAAATGATATTTCTGTCAAcaagagaggaaaaaaagcTGTTGACATACATACCTGCACCAGTGAGAAAGCCTTGCACAACTATTCCATAACCACACACCACTTGGTTAACTCCTACAGCATAATGTGGGTGAAAAAGAACCAGGCACCTAAAACATTTGACAACATGATTGTCTGAGGACATGCACGTTGTAAAATATGCATCAGCCGTGAATCGAACAcggggcccatcgatggcaacgatggattttACCACTAAACCACTGATGCTAATCTTTTGAGATGTTACATCTGTTCGGAATGTGGGTTCAACATCGACAGAGCTTGAGTCTGATGACAAACTCATGAATGGAGTCCAGAAGAGCTAACACGATGTTCAAATACCTCCAAGACAGTAAGAAATTCGAGCTTGTATCTAATTCAAGGGGATTTTTGTACAGATATGAGCTGCACCAGTCAGATCGACAGTGCCCTTGAGAAATTGCCTCACAGAATGCGAGACTGGACTTTCTCTCAAAAGCGAAATGACTGCTCATGTCACCCATCTTCAAGATCATTGCTTGACAGGCTTTTCCAAGCCACCCGCCCCTCCTATTTCACTCATGCCCCTTCTCACGCATCCAAATAGATTCATaacccaacaacaaatcTCTTTTCAATATTCCACAAGTGATATACACAggcaacccccttccccccctcccccattgccccctccccttcacctcttctatcctcaccctcatttcttcttcttcccaccctGCCCACCCTGCCCCGCAGCCTTCCCCTTGGCCCCCTTAGTCTGGAACACCCTCCTGCTCTTCCTCCAAGCAGACACAAACTCAGCCACACTTCCCATATCATGCTTC encodes the following:
- a CDS encoding hypothetical protein (EggNog:ENOG503NYWS; COG:G; COG:O), whose amino-acid sequence is MASLKAVAALAAVTLIGRVTATEVFLPPCLDPFQPFVYSGCFSEASGTQILPYRSPATPDDMTVEKCVAECKGNGYRYAGLVYYGVCYCGQTVKGDLTEESECSFPCKGDDTQICGANGKFSIYQDPTFIPVDQTTIADYDPLGCWTDDSPQGRALSYRQDSVDGATMTTEKCLQACHAGGFPFAGTEYGGECYCGVVIGNDTYSAPASECNMACNGAPDEKCGGPGRLNLYAADELLSLEPCGYEPPVVSSSSELPVVSTVTTESSTSTSLVEEEPTTSTTVEEPTSTSTSTPLPTLPPTTSTTAPVSTTSTTSSVCVTTTVIPPKCEYKCGKWCSNPLPDWENDAKSCKAAWTNCLLQVASCFKNAGFPQSLECFNFGQWCADVDDYCVKTPKGKKHDFFGKKPPKGGSPATTVTVTTACPTAAPTSTKPATTTKPATTTTICPTPAPTNICKQPTNNYYGYKPGKPVGGIDLPVVTCNDLVSDWPSHPFKRYSDPDTRKCKKYSRSTPSTACQDACKEQYEDCLDVYAEGCRNNKFRPRQDSYFQQMEKRTFWGGWSDSFNGAKDKCRAQYNDCLSVNRNVDVKGKCNKFCE